In a single window of the Panulirus ornatus isolate Po-2019 chromosome 23, ASM3632096v1, whole genome shotgun sequence genome:
- the LOC139756674 gene encoding uncharacterized protein encodes MTTVKLSILLILLPLVLADTSVTHSAPTHHGGSVHHGGPVHHGSSVHHGGPVHHGSSVHHGGAVHHGSSVHHGGAVHHGGAVHHGGAVHHSSLAHHGHGSYHSDPYHNAPAHYNFDYSVHDDYSGTNFGHSEARDGYKTEGKYYVHLPDGRIQVVSYYADEHGYHPHVSYEGAPHYPHVVSGHKGGYH; translated from the exons CTGTCGATCTTGCTGATTCTGCTGCCACTCGTCCTGGCCGACACTTCCGTCACCCACTCTGCTCCTACCCACCACGGAGGCTCGGTCCACCACGGGGGCCCCGTCCACCACGGGAGCTCAGTCCACCATGGGGGCCCCGTCCACCACGGGAGCTCAGTCCACCACGGGGGCGCAGTCCACCACGGGAGCTCAGTCCACCACGGGGGCGCAGTCCACCATGGGGGCGCAGTCCACCATGGGGGCGCAGTCCACCACTCATCTCTAGCACATCACGGCCATGGTTCCTACCATAGTGATCCATATCACAAC GCTCCAGCTCACTACAACTTCGACTACAGTGTCCACGACGACTACAGCGGCACCAACTTCGGCCACAGTGAAGCTCGCGATGGCTACAAGACCGAAGGGAAATACTACGTCCACTTGCCCGATGGCCGCATCCAGGTCGTCAGTTACTACGCCGACGAGCACGGCTACCATCCCCACGTCTCCTACGAGGGCGCGCCTCACTACCCCCACGTCGTCTCAGGCCACAAGGGAGGATATCACTAA